A genomic region of Trichothermofontia sichuanensis B231 contains the following coding sequences:
- a CDS encoding DUF2499 domain-containing protein — protein sequence MHILSIPTWIIHISSVIEWTAAIWLVWVYADLSGNGAWRLLALAMLPALISAMCACTWHFFDNTPTLEWLVTLQASTTVLGNTTLLLAAWVLWKTRKLELEP from the coding sequence ATGCATATCCTTTCCATCCCCACCTGGATCATTCATATTTCCAGTGTGATCGAGTGGACTGCCGCAATCTGGCTCGTTTGGGTCTACGCCGATTTAAGTGGCAATGGGGCATGGCGGCTTTTAGCCCTGGCCATGTTGCCCGCCCTGATCAGCGCCATGTGTGCCTGTACCTGGCACTTTTTTGACAATACACCCACCCTAGAATGGCTCGTTACCCTCCAGGCCAGCACCACCGTCCTAGGAAATACCACCCTCCTGCTAGCCGCCTGGGTGCTATGGAAAACCCGTAAGCTGGAGCTAGAACCATGA
- a CDS encoding DUF3593 domain-containing protein has translation MIPPVDTLAQLTLPSKDTLFAVSLFPYLGFLWFLTRSRQVPRLALIGFYTTLIFVGVTIPAGIYARVVYHEALANVDWLHGSAEVFLTLANILIVLGFRQAVLAQRTRQLD, from the coding sequence ATGATTCCCCCTGTTGATACCCTGGCCCAACTGACGTTACCCTCCAAAGACACTCTGTTTGCGGTCTCCCTATTTCCCTACCTGGGCTTTCTCTGGTTTCTGACCCGATCGCGACAAGTTCCCCGCTTAGCCTTAATTGGGTTTTACACCACCCTCATTTTTGTCGGCGTGACGATTCCAGCCGGGATTTACGCCAGAGTTGTCTACCATGAAGCCCTGGCCAACGTAGACTGGTTACATGGGAGTGCAGAAGTGTTTCTCACCCTGGCTAATATCCTGATTGTGCTGGGGTTCCGCCAGGCGGTGCTTGCCCAACGTACCCGCCAGTTGGATTGA
- a CDS encoding carbohydrate kinase family protein: protein MPYPQVLCLGEVLFDYLADVPLETLPNPPDAALPVVKSWTAYAGGAPANVACGLVKLGTAAGFIGCVGMDVGGEVLVQILATAGVDLTGVQRHPELPTRQVYVLRSTTGERYFAGFGDHQAADAFADTALQADALPVALFAQAQYLVLGTLMLAYPTSRQAVQRALALAQTHQLTVVLDVNWRPQFWPDPSMAMSHIRAAIAQATFLKLADDEAEWLFQTRDPGAIAAQFPNLHGVLLTQGDQGCRYWIRGHQDHYPAFPVAVVDTTGAGDSFVAAFVHQLCQSQGQCLATAERIQATIAYANSVGALSTTQPGAIAAQPTATAVRSFLQHQAQLLS, encoded by the coding sequence TTGCCCTATCCTCAAGTCCTTTGCCTCGGTGAAGTCTTGTTCGATTACTTAGCCGATGTCCCCCTGGAGACGCTACCAAACCCGCCTGATGCGGCTTTGCCGGTGGTAAAAAGTTGGACGGCCTATGCTGGGGGCGCACCGGCTAATGTGGCCTGTGGTCTGGTCAAGTTGGGGACAGCGGCAGGGTTTATTGGTTGTGTGGGGATGGATGTCGGCGGGGAAGTGCTGGTGCAGATCCTGGCGACGGCGGGGGTGGATCTGACGGGGGTACAGCGTCATCCGGAATTGCCCACCCGTCAGGTTTATGTGCTGCGATCGACCACCGGGGAACGCTATTTTGCTGGATTTGGTGACCATCAAGCGGCAGATGCCTTTGCCGATACGGCCCTCCAGGCAGACGCCCTGCCCGTTGCCCTCTTTGCCCAGGCCCAATATCTTGTTCTGGGAACCCTGATGTTGGCCTATCCTACCAGTCGCCAAGCGGTTCAGCGTGCCCTGGCTTTAGCCCAAACCCACCAGTTAACCGTGGTTCTGGATGTGAATTGGCGGCCCCAGTTCTGGCCCGATCCCTCAATGGCGATGTCCCACATTCGGGCCGCGATCGCCCAGGCGACTTTCCTCAAACTTGCCGATGACGAAGCCGAGTGGCTGTTTCAAACCCGTGATCCAGGCGCGATCGCGGCCCAGTTTCCTAACCTGCATGGCGTTTTGCTCACCCAGGGAGACCAAGGCTGTCGGTACTGGATTCGTGGCCATCAGGATCACTATCCCGCCTTCCCTGTCGCTGTTGTCGATACCACTGGGGCAGGCGATAGTTTTGTCGCCGCCTTTGTCCATCAACTGTGCCAGAGTCAGGGACAGTGTCTGGCGACGGCTGAGCGTATCCAGGCCACGATCGCCTACGCTAATAGTGTCGGTGCCCTTAGCACAACGCAACCGGGTGCGATCGCGGCCCAACCCACTGCAACCGCTGTCCGTAGCTTCCTTCAGCACCAAGCCCAGCTTTTATCCTAG
- a CDS encoding HD-GYP domain-containing protein, translating into MNAAVSDTSRILVVDDNPYGRATAAALLSVEGYEVFEAEDGISALEQTTAINPDLILLDIMMPGLDGFEVCSRLKGDEHTRLIPVVIITALNDQNSRLRGIEAGADDFLNKPFDRLELSARVKSLIRQKRLNEDLEHAEQVLFSIARTVESRDPGTGDHCERLVDLGEAFGEFLGLSRTEIRDLAWGGYLHDIGKVGIPDAVLLKKGQLTDEEWEIMRQHVIIGERICQPLRTMRGVLPIIRHHHERWDGTGYPDGLAGDQIPLLAQIFQIIDIYDALVSERPYKPAFTPEQALEILMQETERGWRNPTLIAKFAEFIRQTTATCSPLSEPTATVVT; encoded by the coding sequence ATGAATGCTGCTGTCTCGGATACATCCAGAATTTTGGTCGTTGATGATAATCCCTACGGGCGGGCCACTGCTGCCGCATTGCTATCGGTAGAGGGATACGAGGTGTTTGAAGCCGAGGATGGGATCTCTGCCCTAGAGCAAACAACGGCGATCAACCCTGACTTAATTTTGCTGGATATTATGATGCCCGGTTTGGACGGCTTTGAAGTCTGTTCCCGGCTAAAAGGGGATGAGCACACCCGTCTGATTCCCGTCGTTATCATTACGGCCCTGAACGATCAAAACTCACGACTGCGGGGGATTGAAGCAGGGGCCGATGACTTCCTGAACAAGCCCTTCGATCGCTTGGAACTTTCAGCACGGGTAAAATCGCTGATCCGGCAGAAGCGACTCAATGAAGATTTGGAACATGCTGAGCAGGTTCTGTTTTCGATCGCCCGCACGGTGGAAAGTCGTGATCCCGGTACCGGAGATCATTGTGAACGGTTGGTTGACCTGGGTGAAGCCTTTGGTGAATTTCTAGGGTTAAGCCGAACCGAGATTCGCGATTTGGCCTGGGGGGGGTATCTGCACGATATTGGCAAAGTGGGGATTCCCGATGCCGTTTTACTGAAAAAAGGTCAGTTGACCGATGAAGAGTGGGAGATCATGCGCCAGCACGTCATTATTGGCGAGCGGATTTGTCAACCCCTGCGCACGATGCGAGGTGTTCTCCCCATTATTCGCCACCACCACGAACGCTGGGATGGGACGGGCTATCCGGATGGTCTTGCGGGGGATCAAATCCCACTTCTAGCCCAAATCTTCCAAATAATTGACATCTATGATGCCCTCGTGAGTGAGCGTCCCTATAAACCTGCTTTTACCCCTGAACAAGCCCTGGAAATTCTGATGCAAGAGACGGAGCGGGGATGGCGTAACCCAACATTGATTGCTAAATTTGCCGAATTCATCCGCCAAACGACTGCCACCTGTAGCCCCCTATCCGAGCCAACGGCAACGGTAGTGACCTAG
- a CDS encoding slr1601 family putative cell division protein, with the protein MISDASTPSSEYRDRLSRYAARRRRAAQVHPAYRPQTIEVAIKVGMNVLFIAGCVTALIHLLPQIRNQYRELREIQAETTLTRTRVEHLQADFNRYFDPQQAKSVMQEQGHRVDPSQRRVVFVEPSPSPSAALPLEAD; encoded by the coding sequence ATGATTTCTGACGCCTCAACCCCTTCCTCCGAATACCGCGATCGGCTGAGTCGCTATGCGGCTCGTCGCCGTCGTGCTGCTCAGGTTCACCCTGCCTATCGTCCCCAAACGATCGAAGTGGCGATTAAAGTGGGCATGAATGTGCTGTTTATTGCCGGTTGTGTCACTGCTTTAATCCACTTACTGCCCCAGATCCGGAATCAATACCGAGAGTTACGAGAGATTCAGGCGGAAACCACCCTCACTAGGACCCGGGTCGAACATTTACAAGCAGACTTCAATCGTTACTTTGATCCCCAACAAGCTAAAAGTGTGATGCAGGAACAGGGGCATCGGGTTGATCCCAGCCAACGTCGAGTGGTCTTTGTTGAACCCTCGCCTTCTCCGTCGGCAGCTTTGCCGCTGGAGGCAGATTAG
- a CDS encoding DUF1830 domain-containing protein — translation MVNLAKSPINSSFQDSELLLCYYANQTQQLQVIKITDKPDLNFERVIFPGQRLLFQAPSTAQLQVYSQTAIATLTQESIPCQDLQVKAD, via the coding sequence ATGGTTAATTTAGCGAAAAGCCCGATCAATTCGTCCTTTCAAGATTCAGAATTGTTGCTGTGCTATTACGCCAACCAAACCCAGCAGCTACAGGTGATCAAAATCACTGACAAGCCTGATTTAAACTTTGAACGGGTGATTTTTCCGGGGCAACGCTTGCTGTTCCAGGCACCCTCCACCGCACAGCTACAGGTGTATAGTCAGACCGCGATCGCCACGCTAACCCAGGAATCAATTCCCTGTCAAGATCTGCAAGTTAAGGCTGACTAA